Proteins from a genomic interval of Bdellovibrionales bacterium:
- the cueR gene encoding Cu(I)-responsive transcriptional regulator, with the protein MNIGAAAKKSGVNAKLIRHYESIGIIPKATRTEAGYRTYSDIDVNILSFVRRARKLGFSMKEIKKLVSLWRNKTRASSEVKNLAVNHIREMERKISELQDMVKTLKRLAKNCHGDDRPNCPILDGLEEN; encoded by the coding sequence ATGAATATTGGGGCCGCCGCAAAAAAATCAGGTGTTAACGCCAAATTAATTCGCCATTATGAATCTATTGGAATCATTCCAAAGGCAACAAGAACGGAAGCTGGTTACCGCACTTATTCCGACATTGATGTGAATATACTATCCTTTGTAAGACGCGCTCGAAAGCTTGGTTTTTCGATGAAAGAGATTAAAAAGCTTGTCAGCTTATGGAGAAATAAAACGCGCGCAAGTAGCGAGGTAAAAAATCTAGCTGTCAATCATATTAGAGAGATGGAGCGGAAAATAAGCGAACTTCAGGATATGGTGAAGACATTGAAGCGCCTCGCAAAAAATTGTCACGGCGATGATCGCCCAAATTGTCCTATTTTAGACGGTCTTGAGGAGAATTAG